Proteins from a genomic interval of Papaver somniferum cultivar HN1 chromosome 4, ASM357369v1, whole genome shotgun sequence:
- the LOC113275421 gene encoding uncharacterized protein LOC113275421 — translation MGNHVSCTLTVQTGGKHSIPSNEATVILPKGVIRKIEGPFLTKAAEIMFEIPNHFLVNSKSLRIGSRFSALNADEDLEMGNVYVLFPMKRVNSVVTASDMGSLLLLATTTAAAGNKGRTSASGGGNNKVRVSPESIIVPPSVADDDDDKDEEFIEDQDSWVVMIRNIKRDNSKKQSDHDQIPRLSLEDIDDIILADLQHRRSVGRSRKPSLSTITEEPVFSR, via the coding sequence ATGGGGAACCACGTATCATGTACACTAACAGTCCAGACAGGAGGAAAACACAGCATACCAAGTAACGAAGCAACAGTCATACTACCAAAGGGAGTAATCAGAAAAATTGAAGGACCCTTTTTGACAAAAGCGGCAGAAATCATGTTTGAGATACCAAATCATTTCTTAGTGAATTCGAAATCGTTGCGTATTGGTTCAAGATTTTCAGCTCTTAATGCTGACGAAGATTTGGAAATGGGTAATGTTTATGTTTTGTTTCCGATGAAAAGAGTTAATTCTGTTGTTACAGCTTCAGATATGGGTTCATTACTATTGCTTGCTactactactgctgctgctggGAATAAGGGTAGAACATCAGCATCCGGTGGTGGGAACAATAAAGTTAGAGTTTCTCCTGAGTCAATAATAGTACCACCTTctgttgctgatgatgatgatgataaagatGAAGAATTTATTGAAGATCAGGATTCATGGGTTGTTATGATTAGGAATATTAAAAGGGATAATTCTAAGAAACAGAGTGATCATGATCAAATACCAAGATTGAGTTTAGAAGATATTGATGATATTATTCTTGCTGATCTTCAACATAGAAGATCAGTTGGTAGATCAAGAAAACCATCACTTAGCACAATCACTGAAGAACCTGTTTTTTCAAGATGA